GCGGCTGTTACAAgaacagattaaaaaaaaaaaaaaaatggagaggagGGGTGGACCTCGGCGGCGGGTGGAGGCCGGGGATACCTTGTCGTTCTCCTCCTCGCCGGTGAGGACCACCGTGATATGCAGTGATCCCTGATGAACTGCATGCTTGTTGAGGAAATTGCACCGCATCTGAGCTGTGCTAAGATGGTGCGGCGCTGGAAATCTGAAGAAGAAGATTAGTTAGGTTTTCATAACATGTGCTGAAGGTTTATGGGCTGTGGGCTTCGGCCCAACGCATTACATTAGAGGTTTTTAATTCCAGTCCAATAAAAGAAAGCAAACAGGCCAATAGGTGGCCCAGcccaataataaaacaaaaaaaaaaaagggggaaggTGAGACGGGCCTGTACACTAGGTCCGCCCCAGGTCAACAGATCCAGTTGACTTGGATCTCGGTCCGGTTTTCTGAATCGGTCCGGTTCAGacctggaccggaccggtcagattaaaatattattattattattattattattatttttttaattaaaaaaatctgaattttatttatttatttatttatatatacatgttattattgttatttacatatatgaaaagtttgattaaatgttatatgcatgttattattgttacatacatgcattaaattttattaaatgttatttgcatgatattattgttaaatacatgtattacattttattaaatgtcacatgcatattattattacatacataaaatacatgtatgaattggctcttattatcatgctatatataattatttatccaaTATGGATAAGtgattttcatcaaaattaaagaaaaacttggttgcccaaaggtacaagattttcttcaatttaGGTGAACAATCATTAAATTCCATAGTAAAGTGGATATGATAGAATGAACAATCttgtgtgtcaagatctactcccaaaggagaatctTGATGATACTACTAGTTTATCTATCAAATTAAGGTTGGAGTGAACACTTTGTAtgtcaagatctactcccaaaggagggttttgatgacactactagttcatccatcaaaagaaaagttggagggaacaatttgtatgtcagagtttactcccaaaggagaattctgatgatacacttagttcatccacagaatttaatattggtgagaacactttgtgtattaagatctactcccaaaggagggttttgatgatactactagttcatccataattatttaaattctgattATTGTTTATAAGTGTCTAACTCAAAGCATTATGTGACGAATATTTTCTTGCAGTAAATGTACCGACATCATTACATTCACAAACTTCATCAGTTCCTGTTTTGAATGGCTCTAATTTTTCTGAGTGGGTTGAGCGAGTCAGATTCACCTTAGGGGTCCTTGACCTGGACTCATCCCTTACAAGTCCAAAACCACCACCCATCACTGAAGAGAGTAACAGGGAtgagaaagagtcatttaaCCAGTGGGAGAGATCAAACAGGCTAAGTCTAATGTTCATGAAAATGACCatatctgaaaatattaaaaattcactccctagtgttgaggatgcccaaagttttttgaaaaatactgagGAGAGATTTAAGTCTGCAGATAAGTCTTTAGCAGGAACACTGATGGCTAGACTTACCACCATGAAATATGATGGAGCCAAAGGAATGCAAGAGCATATCCTTGAAATGACAAATATTGCCGCTAGATTACAAACCCTGGGAATGAAGGTAAAGGAGTCCTTTATCGTTCAGTTTGTTCTGAACTCATTGCCACCTCAGTATGGTCCATTTCAGatgcattataattctattaagGATAAATGGAATGTGAATGAGCTGGCAAGTATGGTAGTTCAGGAGGAAGTAAGACTGAAACAACAAGGGCATTACTCTGCTAATTTTGTGACCAAAGAAGCTGGAAAGAAAAAGCACCATTATAGTAAAAAGAAACGAATTGGACCACCAAGAGGAAAGGAGCCTGGAAATGTTAATCAGGTTCAACATCGTAGTACCAAATGCTACTGGTGTGGGAAAAATGGACACATGAAATCTGAGTGTCAGAAACGTAAGGCTTGGTTTGAAAAGAAGGGTAAGCCTCTTGcccttgtatgttttgaatcaaaccTTGTAAATGTTCCTACTAATTCTTGGTGGCTAGATTCAGGTGCTAATGTTCATGTTTCTATAACCATGCAGGGATACCTTACAAGCCAAACACCAAGCCCCAGTGAGcgatttatttttatgggaaatgagAATAAGGCTGAAGTTTTGGCCATAGGGACTTTTCGTTTAGTTTTGAGTACTGGTCATTGTTTAGACCTTCATAACACAGTTTTTGTGCCTTCTGTGAGGCAtaatttaatttccctttctagATTGGACTCTGATGGttattccttttcatttcacaatggtagtttcaatttgttcagagactctttatctattggttctgggtttctttccgatggtctttatcgactttgtctcgataatacatttattcataatacctatacccataaccatgaaatgtgtattagaactaaaagaaacatgatgaatgaacattcttatgacttgtggcataagagattggggcacatctccaaagaaaggttaGAGAGATTAGTAAAAGAAGGGATACTTCCGcatttagattttactaatcttgaaatatgtgtggattgcattaaaggaaagcaaaccaaacatactaagaaaggtgccacaagaagtaaagagcttcttgaaataattcacacagatatatgtggaccattctccactgaatgttttggtggagaaaagtattttatcacctttatagatgatttttcacggtTTGGATATATCTATCTGCTACATGAGAAATCTCAAGCTGTTTCAGTACTTGAGGTATTTCTCATGGAGGTGGAAAGACAGTTAGATAGAAAGGTGAAAATCATCAGGTCGGATCGAGGTGGAGAATACTATGGAAAGTATGACGAATCGGGTCGTAACCCTGGCCCATTCGCCAAACTTCTAGAACAACGTGGCATTGTTGCACAGTACACGATGCCAGGGACGCCACAGCAGAACGGTGTTGCTGAAAGGCGTAATCGGACTTTATTGGATATGGTCAGAAGTATGGTAAGCAATTCTACCTTACCCAAATCATTGTGGGGTGAAGCCATTAAGACGACAACTTATATCTTAAACCGGGTTCCTAGTAAGTCAGTTCCAAAAACTCCTTTCGAGTTATGGACTGGTAGGACACCAAGTTTAAGACACATGCATGTTTGGGGTTGCCCAGCAGAAGCGAGACTTTACaactcacatgaaaagaaattggatcCCAGAACAGTAAGTGGGTACTTTATTGGCTACCCAGAGAGATCCAAAGGGTATAGGTTTTACTATCCTAATCACAGTCTAAGAATAGTGGAAACAGGGAATGCCAAATTCATTGAACTTGGCGAAATCAGTGGGAAAATAGAACCTAGAGATGTGATCATTGAGGAAGTACGAGTAGATGTCCCCATACCTACATCCTCAGAAAAGATAATGGTTCCTCtaattgatcatcacaatgatacattggaacaagaaaatgatcacCCATCTCAGAATGATAATATCACTGATGAACCAAGTTCGGAGTTACCAGAACAGATAGTCTTACGCAGATCTCAGAGAGATCGGAGACCTGCTATTTCAGCAGACTATGTGGTATATCTCCAAGAATCTGAATTTGACATTGGGACAAGTGAAGATCCACTAACGTTTTCACAAGCTATAGAGAGATGTGATTCTAGTAAATGGatcgatgccatgaaagaagagttgaaatccatggatcaaaatcatgtttgGGATCTCGTTGAGTTGCCTAAAGGGTGTAAAAGAGTCgggtgtaaatgggtctttaagaCCAAACGCGACTCTAAAGGCAACGTCGAACGACATAAGGCCAGACTTGTTGCTAAGGGTTTCACCCAGAAAGAAGGCATTGATTACAAAGAGACCTTTTCTCCAGTATCTAAAAATGACTCATTAAGAATCATCATGGCATTGGtggctcattttgatttagagttacaccagatggatgtgaaaacagCTTTTCTAAATGGAAGTTTGGACGAAGTGGTCTACATGGAGCAGCCAGAGGGctactcagaaaagggcaaagatcACCTAGTATGTAAgcttaagaaatcaatatacGGGCTTAAACAAGCTTCCCGATAGTGGTACTTAAAGTTCAATGATACCATTACTGcctttggatttaaagaaaacatcgttgatcgatgtatatacctaaaggtcagtgggagcaagtttatatttttgatcctgtatgttgatgatatcttgttggctagtagtgatcttggcttactttatgaaaccaagagttttctatctaagaactttgaaatgaaagatatgggtGAGGCATCCTTTGTGATCGGAATTGAAATCCTCCGGGATCGAAAACAAGGACTGTTGGGattgtctcagaaaaattacatagaaagagttcttgagagatttggcatgaaaagttgctcatcacttgatactccgatatcaaaaggtgataagttTAGCCTATCACAATGTCCTAAAACTGATTGGGAGCGTAAAGAGATGACAAAAATCCCCTATGCTTCGGTTGTGGGGAGCTTGATATATGCACAGATTTGCACGAGGCCAGACATCAGTTTTGCAGTTGGCATGCTTGGGCGTTACCAGAGTAACCCAGGGATGTCTCATTGGAAAGCAGCAAAGAGGGTATTGCGATATCTGCAAGGAACTAAGGATTACCAGCTTACCTTTAGGAGAACTGACAACTTAGAGGTAATTGGATACTCAGACTCTGATTTTGCCGGTTGTTCTGATAGTAGGAAATCTACTTCTGGATATGTTTTCCTACTAGCCGGTGGAGCGATCTCATGGAAAAGTATGAAGCAAACTATCACTGCTTCATCAACAATGGAGGCTGAGTTTGTGGCATGCTTTGAGGCCACAGTGCATGGTTTATGGCTGAGGAACTTTATCTCAGGGCTTGGAGTTGTTGACTCTATAGAAAGGCCGCTgagaatttattgtgataattcctCTGCAGTATATTTCTGCAAAAATGATAAGTATTCTAAAGGTGCTAAACACATGGAGCTCAAATACCTAAGTGTCAAGGAGGAAGTACAGAAACAGACAGTGTCCATAGAACATATTAGTACTACGCTTATGATAGCAGACCCATTAACAAAGGGTCTAGTAGCGAAACAGTTTAAAGAACATGTTGACAGAATGGGTCTTATGATGTAAACATGTTAATTGAGCTCGtagatcttttattttgttttggacacttaatgatatctattatggttgttttgtttctgttttcttgtctttccaatttttgtacattgaatggtttggaagaatgttgacaagataatgtctacaacagacatgaattggaacccAAGGCATTACGGTATTAGCCTTAATTATCCCAATTAAAGATCATGTAAAATTGGTTGCTGGTATTGTGgtacatggaagggaatttgttgattatataacaAAGGACCGCCATGACTCGCATCGGTAGTTGATTTAACATTGATATTACAGAACTCATGTAACATACTTTGAGCTCTGAAAGGTTCAGGAAATGAATTTGCGCAGTAtggttaatttcctgtaataaacccataaacaaaaaatattattttatgggcgtatgggccaagtgggagaatgtaagagttttatttaaagtctatgtcccacacacccatcttaataaaatttgaaatagctcAAGTTTATCAGATtaaagatgagtgataacgggataacagaaatcctaagagataagattaaaactctatctctaattatagtcagatacaaactcttagatttcttgatggtcagaaatctataaatagcattgagggattaaagggttcttacctacaacattagagtgccttttaccatcgtgagacacttgtgaggcaaagttgctagggtgatccttctctcatagccagatttaattcttcatcaaactgatggagaaaagtacgcatttatttattactgtttattattgtggatcatatgaaatcgaagatccgtttattaatgttcatgttaaaatatctaACAAGAATGTCGAAAGTTCTTAGGGAAAACTGACTAAAAGCTTGTTTgtatgatgagatgagattgtaccttttagataaaaattgaaagttgaataaaatattattagatttttatttatttattattattattgttgttgttgttgttgttgttgttgttttgagatttgaaaaaattgaatcgtttattatattttgtatgaaaacttaaaaatgttgtaatgatgagataaaatgatacGAGATAATTAAGATGAAAGAGGAGGTCCAACGTACCATAAGTAGTGTGGACGCAATCTTGAATCTATTTCAGACTATGATACATTAGTTGGTCCAATTAAGAAGGCCTTTTCACGTGTGgaagaaatttaattaatactaaaaagaaaaaaaaattccaacaatATTTCCAGAGCTTACTAGGCCCAAAGAGCATACGGGATCGTGCATGACAACGTATATCAACTAAAAGGCGACcagactcttttattttaatgagttATTTAACACTTCTTTATAGGTGCATAAAACTGGCTATATATGTGATCTTCTCTCAATGGCTTCAATTAATGGTACAATGCAAGATAAAAGGTTGACAAGCATTATACAGgctaaaaataatctcacaccCCCAAGCATTTAATtgcttttaaacaaaatttcttacCGAATTGAATGTGAAAAAGGTAGAGAGTGCAACATGTGGAAGTGATGAAACGAATCTACTCCAATCATGTCTCTATATCAAGTTACATGCTCGCATAAATGACATTGCTTTATGAAAACAAGGTTGGCCaacttttataagtaaaagattcAACCAGAACATCCGTCTTAGTCTAAAGAAGTTGCACTTTTTCTTGTCATATTTGTGTCGATCTGCCTTTTATGAGATAGTCTAGCTCTATCAACTTAAAATCTATCAAATTCAACATCATTAGATTCAAATCCCCATGCATCAGAAATTGGGCAACTAGTATAAAAATTGGGtgcggtttggatagtgagttgaaattagttgagttgaaaattgaaaattgaataaaatgttgctagaatattattttttaatattattattattttagatttgaataagttgaattttttattaaattttgtgtagaaatttgaaaaaattgtaattataatatgagatgagatgcgaTGAGAtggatgagatgaaatacttcTTGTATCCAAACATATATGgtggtaaaaaattaaaaactattttgtgctttttaattgtatctaaaattctaaatataggGTAGGTGTGGAATGATGAGAGTGTAATTTTGATATGTTTAGAGAGAAGTGAAcgtaatattactatatatatatatatatatatttaaaatgtgCTTTTTCTCGGTGGTACGTTCTTCTGTTTGCAAGCTTGTTTGTGAAAGATATGATTAAAACCAGGAAAATCATGTCTTACAAGAAAGAGCATATGCGTGGGATCGTGACAACGTATATCAACCAAAAGGCTcaaactctttttattttaatgagctaTCCAACACTTCTTTAtgggtgcatatatatataaaactgcAGGCTGTGTGATATTCTTTTCTCAGTGGCTTCAAGTAATGGCACAACAGGAGACAAAAGGATGACAATTAACCATTTATAAATGCTTGCAAAGAAAATTTCTTAGTGATACTGGCTTTGATCAGTACGTCATGCAAATGCCTCATGATCCAGTACTGTGTATGCTCAATGGTTCTGACAAATCTTGGGATGTATTAGCTAAAGCCAAAGAATTTTCTGTATGCAAGTACACCCAAATAATTCAAAGGGCAATCGGATTTTCCCAGTATTAGATTGTAATgttaatattattctttgacATATGATAAACTTTCCCCATCTCATAAATCTTTTGTTCTATCTATGTCTATTCTTGTTAAATCTAAATCTTATTCTCAAGCTGTCAAACTCACTTGGGATTTAGTCCCTTTACCCCTTGGTAAATGCCCAGTTGGATGTAAATGGGTGTGCAAGTTGAAATTGAAGTCTGATGGGAGTGTGGAAAGATGTAAGGCTAGGTTAGTAGCCAAGGGTTACACCCAGTTAGAAGGACATGACTACTATGAGACTTTTAGTCCAGTAACCAAACTCACTACtgtgagaatttttctttcaatcactGCTGCCAAACAGTGGCCAATTTTCCAGCTAGATGTAAACAATGCCTTCTTGAATGGTGAGCTTCAAGAAGAGGTTTACATGTCATTGCTATCTAGTTTTGACAGCAAGGGGGAGTCAACACTTGTATGCAAACTTAAGAAATCTTTgtatggcttgaaacaagcaTCAAGGCAATGGTTTGCAAAATTCTCATCGACATTGTTGCTTAATTGGTTTACTCAATCAAGATCAGACTACtcatttttcagcaaacaaGAGGGTACTTTAGTTATCTTTCTTCTTGcgtatgtagatgatattttaGTCTCGAGTAATGATACTGCTGCTGTAGAAGCTTTGAAGTCATATCTGAAAAGTCATTTTAAGATGAAAGACCTAGGTCCTTTGAAATATTTCTTAGACCTTGAAGCAGGCAGATCTGCTAAGAGAATTCATCTGTGTCAGAGAAAGTATTCTCTAGAAATTATTGAAGATTGTGGCTTGTCTAGTTGTAAACCACCATCTTCACCCATGGaacaaaatttgattttgaatgcTGAAAGTGGGGATGAGTTAGAAGATCCTTCTCAGTTTAGGAGATTAATTGGTAGGTTGATTTATCTAACCATTACAAGACTAGACATTGCTTTTTCAGTGCAAAAATTAAGCCAGTTCATGCATAGGCCTCGGGTACCACACGTGGCAGCAGCAAATAGGGTGGTTCAATATGTCAAAGCCACAATTGGCTTAGGATTATTTTTCTCGTCTGCTTCCACTGATTTCCAGCTCAAAGTGTACACAGATTCAGATTGGGCAGCATACCCAGATACCAGGAAATCTGTCATTGGTTACACTGTGTTTTTGGGGGATAATTTGGTCAATTAGAAGTCAAAGAAGCAACAAACAATTTCCAGATCTTCAGTTGAGTCATAATATAGGGCAATGGCAGCTGGGATTTGTGAAATACTTTGACTGAAAAATTTGTTAGCAGATTTTGAGATTTCACACTCACATCCAATTTTAATGTACTGTGATTCACAAGCTGCTATTCACAAGTTTCTAATCTGGTATACcatgaaagaacaaaacatattGAGATAGACTGTCATCTTGTGAGGGAGAAGATGCAAGCAGGTGTGATCAAGCTATTCCATGTCAAAACAGGTTGTCAAATTGCTGATGTCTTGACAAAGTCTCTAGGTTTAAATCAGTTTAACCATCTCATTGGCAAGATGAGACTATTAAATATATGTagtccatcttgagggggagtattagattgtaatgttaattatttacattcttTACAAGTGTAGTGTATGTTTACtttattctttaattgtatAGAGTACCTTAgtgaaatataaaatgtataaatagggCTTTGAGTCTTGTAGAGTGAcagatattattttcttaatacaaTGGATTACTTACAGTGGAAAGTAGAGAGTTTAATACCCAGCTTAATAATTTCTAGAGTGTGAATGCATGTTAATGGCTACTCGAATTCAGGTTATtcgatgtgacgcccccagattccACTTGGGATTGGATGGACATCCAAAATATtaggacatgtaacacaaggttactagTTCTcgtttataatatataagatgcaatgttcctaacatgtatataatattatgcaaTACTCGCagcgaataatttttttttttaagcaatacTATGAACCAAACCTATAAAGCGTAAACCATACATccttaataaaataaagcataaacgatagatacttaataaaataaacatctaCTATTACAGTACGGATCTCAAAAGACTGTCATCTCAAAATGTGGGAGACTAAActctatatttacattaccaaaatacactattaggTCAGTTCATCGAGTAACTTAGGTAAttcgactaacgaggccagaatactaCCCCAAAAACCTAACTATAGAAGTTCTAAACTTCCCGTTGCGTCTACAgtatctagtcaacctcctccagtctaccAGTGTATGCTTCCTACTTTGATCTTGACACATTGCCTACTATTCAAAgagaatggtagttaggactactatggtgagatttgattacaaatcttagtaagttaataagaaactcccacacaggttcATAATGCATGCATATCAATAAaggtatgaatgcataatcaaagtcaATAGTAAACAtgacataacttgacataacatggtataaaataataagcataacgtagcttgacataacatggcatgaaataataagcataacgtGACTTGACATAATCTGTAATACAATAGATTATACTCATTCATGTTAGTATCGGGCAATACATAGCCTTGACTGCAATACTAGACAGCGCATATCATCTTTGATCGCAgtacacattaatttataactgaaacttaactgttctcaaaatacacaactatatttaagagaaaatatatCGGGAATACAAAAGGACAAAAGTCTTGAtgtcacataacatgacttgaatgtaactcaagaaaCATGACTATTGAGATATAATAGACAATACTTCATAATATGGAATACATATAACATGCAACATTTTGTAATATGGCATATATGTAATAGACACTATTTTGTAACATGGTATAAGatgtaacagtgaatattatgtgacatgacatacatgtagcAGATGGCGTACGTAAtgtgacatacttgtaacagaaTGCAAAATgtgatagaatatattgtgtaatagataagTATTTTGTGATATAATAATtcatgtaatagataaacatgtaatgacatggcatggAATATCATCTataacaatatataaacataaactgTAATTTCCTTACCtatcacacatacatagtaaattGATAATAAGTTAAGAAGTAACTTAACACAATTGCCATATATTACGAGAATAAAGtgtgaaatatgaaaaatgtaaGAGAGTATTCTGAAAGTAAGAAATTTAATTAGTAACaattaaaaaagtgtaaaagaGACAGCTTAtggtaaaattactattttacctCTAAcataaggatttcacatcctaatttcaaaaattattaaaatttacattcctcatgtaaattttgtcctaaactcaaatatcaactcagaaaaatttaaaataattcacAACTATAGGAAactcactatggccgaaacattcataggccatttcttttaatttttgttgcaattttttccaacttcaaaactc
This genomic window from Carya illinoinensis cultivar Pawnee chromosome 7, C.illinoinensisPawnee_v1, whole genome shotgun sequence contains:
- the LOC122316128 gene encoding secreted RxLR effector protein 161-like — translated: MTKIPYASVVGSLIYAQICTRPDISFAVGMLGRYQSNPGMSHWKAAKRVLRYLQGTKDYQLTFRRTDNLEVIGYSDSDFAGCSDSRKSTSGYVFLLAGGAISWKSMKQTITASSTMEAEFVACFEATVHGLWLRNFISGLGVVDSIERPLRIYCDNSSAVYFCKNDKYSKGAKHMELKYLSVKEEVQKQTVSIEHISTTLMIADPLTKGLVAKQFKEHVDRMGLMM